ACATCTTAATAACCCTTTCCCATCAACTCAAACTTCCCACCCTTTCATTGAAGGAACTCTGTTTTTCAATTCCCAAACAGTGCCTTCACACAAAAAATTCTCAATTGGGAAGGATTTCCAGCTTCTTTGGTGCTCAAACAATGGTGGGTATCTCTCCATTTCACATCAATCAAATCCATCTAAACTCATATGGTCTACCATTCCAGGCCAAGCCTTTGTGTCTGCTGCATTGGCTGAAACAGAGGTGGAGGAAAGCAGAGGATCCTTTGTTGTGAAAGATGGAGATGTTCATTTGGTTTGTAATCACCAAACCATTGAGGAAATAAGGGTAATCAATCAGTTTGATCATTCATTAGAGGCAATAAATCAAGATTCTCAATATGGGTTTGAGCAGAAAAATGATTTGGATAGTTCCCAATTCCCTATGTTGCTAATATCTGGTTGGATTTTCAGCatggaaaaaaggaaaaagcagTTTCATAAAGCTGGCATTTCTGCAGATATACAATTTGAGACAAAGGAGACTTCTACTTCTGCAAGGTATTGGCTCCTGTTTGATCAGAAAAACAGTAATCAGATTGGTTTCCAAGTGATGCTTGGGGAACCAGGCCTTAAGCAAAGCCACAAAACCTCCCCAACACCTACAGGAAGATACCTGGGCTTTAGGCGGAGGCTGGGGCAGTTAAGGAAAAGGAAGCTTGGTTTCTGTCGGTACCTTTCAAGGCCAAGAGGGTATGTGACAGTTTCCTCAGCAGAGGAAGAAATACAAGAGATGAAAGTTTCAGAATCCACGAAATTCAACAGGGTCTGCTTGACCTATTCAAGTGAAGCTAAAGAGAGATTTTATGGTTTTGGGGAGCAATTCTCACACATGGATTTCAAAGGCAAAAGGGTGCCTATTTTTGTTCAGGAGCAAGGCATAGGAAGAGGAGATCAACCTATAACTTTTGCAGCTAACTTGGTTAGCTAcaggtaaatgaaaaaaatagctCTTACACCACCTAATGCTCTTTAATGACTAGTATTGTAAATTTGAAGTTGAATCATTGTTTTCCTCATTGCAGAGCTGGGGGTGATTGGAGTACAACGTATGCTCCTTCTCCATTCTATATGACATCAAAGATGCGATCTCTTTATCTCGAAGGTTATGATTATTCAGTATTCGATTTAACCAGAAATGATAGAGTTCAGATTCAGGTACTTTCTGATAACTATTGGATCTTACATCCATAATGACAACTTATAAGTATATAATTGTTTCAGATAAGTAATTCAGATACTAATAAGGAGAATGTTGTAAAAGATTTTGAAAGGGAATCTTGCTCGCTAAAGCAACTAGATTATTAGCAGAAATTGAACTTTGGATTGGAAGAAGCAatgcatgttgttaaagaagaTGAATACTTTTCATGATGTTATAGAAGAACTATTTGGATTAGTAATTGGTAATGAATTTCATATTCTTAaataatacccaaaaaaaaaaaaaaggataagcTCACATGGTGTCAATAGTAATTAACTAGGGGGACTTttgcaaaaacataaataagaatttaaaagGGAAAAGCCCATAATTCCATTTTATAAATAATGGGCTCATTCGAGATCTTAAACATGCAGTTTCCCATTTTCTGTATGCTGGGGCTTGCAGATACATGGGACCTCAGTTCAAGGACGGATATTGCACGGGAATTCACCTTCTGAGCTCGTTGAACATTTTACAGAAACCATTGGGAGGCCTCCCGTGCTTCCTGAGTGGATAATATCTGGTGCTGTGGTTGGAATGCAAGGTGGCACAGAAACCGTACGCGATACTTGGGATAAGCTAAGGACTTATAATGTTCCCGTTTCAGCATTTTGGTTGCAGGTAATGCATGACATGCTTAAACCTGTCAAAAAtgtgaagttttttaatttgtttcaaCAATTATTCTACAAATCTTGACACCCATGTCAATAATGAGCCATTTCAGAACTTTTGAAACTTCTGAAGTATGACTTTTCTCCATCCATAgacaattttcattattttcaaaaagattTGAAATTACAATATGCGGTTCTAGTTACATGCATCTATGTGCATTCATTTATATTGTATAGTGATTGTTGAACAGGATTGGGTGGGCCAAAGGGAGACATTGATTGGATCACAATTGTGGTGGAATTGGGAAGTGGATACAAAAAGGTACTGCGGATGGAAACAATTAGTTCAAGATCTAAAAGCTCAGCATATCAAAGTGATGACATACTGCAATCCTTGTCTAGCTCCAGTAAACATCTTGTCCCTGACTTATGCTCTCCACTATAAATTCTAGTATAATTCCTGCAACTACTAACCTGCCATTAATAACAGTGCACTGCATCATTGTAAGAACTAAGAAGGCTAATGCCATTAAAAAAGccaatatgatttttttatatatcattaatcatatttttatctTATAAGTGATACAATGGCAATACCCcatgtacaaaatgttgtgttGCAATTTGTGATAGTTTGAGAGTTTATCACTTTAAAATTAGTTTTCACTTGCTTTGACAGACTCATGAGAAGCCAAACAGAAGGAGAAACCTCTTTGAGGAGGCAATAAAGTTAGACATCTTAGTGAAAGACAAGCATGGACAACCATACATGGTTCCTAATACAGCTTTTGATGTTGGAATGATGGATTTGACACACCCAAATACTGCTAGTTGGTTCAAACAGATTTTACAAGAAATGGTGGATGATGGAGTCAGAGGATGGATGGCTGATTTTGGTGAAGGCCTGCCTGTGGATGCCACTCTCTATTCAGGTTTTAAATCTTAACCTATATTTGAAAGTCAACGTGAGGGAGTAACCTTCCTAACTCGTGGGTCTCTTGTGATGCCAAAGTGAGATAACAAATTAATGAAGTAGAATCCTCTTTCCAGGTTCAATGTAAACCCCATtttcatgactttttttttcatctctcttttAGGTGGGGGTGTCTAGGTTTTGTTAATGTGTTTCTCAATTCCAGAGGTAGTTTTTAGAAATACTCCAAAATAAACATTCTTCCACAACTGATTTTTCCGCAAGTAATGTCGTAGGAATTAGTATAACATATTTTCCAACACTTAACAATATGTCATGTTCTGTCATAGTTTAAATAAGGATTAACTGTTAAGCATCACCATAATTATTCATCTCTTCTTCACGTCTCCCAAACCTATGCCTTTTTGTACACCTACTTGACAAAGTAATATTCTACCTCTAGTGATGTAACAATCATCATATTATTGTGTGAGATTTTCAAGGCAAGCCAACTCAGTAGGCTTTTCCAcagtcttttttatttatatttttaaccgTCATATTTCATAAGCTGCCAGCCTTCTGGGccccaaaagaacaaaaatttaaagaacaaaagaataagaaactATAAAGAATGAAATATATGAATAAGAAAAGACACAAGTGTCCCAAGCCAAAGAAGGAACCTATATAGGTCTATTGGTACCCATGGTTTAAGTGATAATAGCCACATAATCTTTGTATTATTCCTCACTTGATTATTCTTTATGAATTCAGATATACTACTAATCAGGATACTTGCCATTTTAGGTGAAGATCCTATATCTGCACATAATAGATACCCTGAACTATGGGCCCAAATAAACAGAGAGTTTGTGGAAGAATGGAAAAGTAAATGTGTGGGCAAGGGGAAAGAAGACCCAGAAGAAGCCTTAGTTTTCTTCATGAGAGCTGGTTTCAGAAATAGTCCCAAATGGGGGATGCTATTTTGGGAAGGAGACCAAATGGTAAGTTGGCAGGCTAATGATGGGATAAAGAGTGCGGTCACTGGCCTCCTTAGCAGTGGACTTTCAGGGTATGCTTTTAACCACAGTGATATTGGAGGCTACTGTGCAGTAAACTTACCTTTTATAAACTATACAAGAAGTGAAGAGTTGCTTTTGCGTTGGATGGAGCTAAATGCTTTCACCACTGTCTTCCGGACCCATGAAGTAAGTTAAAAAACCTACCATGTGAAAAAATAACAtgcattattattgttattatcaaCATCATTAGAATCTCTTTCCAGCATAAAAAAGatcataaagaaaaagaaaaaggggaaaaaaggacaaaaataaTGTTGGTTGTCAATGATGAAAATTTAGACAGGCATTTACATCTAAAGGAGGACTAAATTCACTCAACCTCAAAAAATAAtcctttcaaattttcatttgctGACCAACACGTTATGATTCCTTCACCTGAAGACCATAAGATGTATAATCTCATTAGAAACTGAATTTACCTGTCTTTTCCATGCAGGGGAACAAGCCATCCAGCAATAGCCAATTCTACTCAAACCACCAAACTTTATCACAATTTGCTCGCCTTGCTAAAGTGTACAAAGCATGGAAGTTTTACagaattcaacttgtaaagGTATTCCTAGAACTCTGGATActaatttattatcaaatttgGTGAAGTAAGCGATGGTTCCCCCACCTCCCAACTTTCTCCCCCTTCTCTCattgtaaatttatttgaaaacagGAAGCTGCTCAAAAAGGCCTCCCAGTTTGCCGCCACCTATTTCTCCACTACCCAGAAGACGAACATGTTCATCACTTAACTTACCAACAGTTCTTGGTTGGCACTGAGATCCTAGTGGTTCCTGTCCtagacaaaggaaagaagaatgTTAAGGCCTATTTTCCAGTGGGAGAAAGTTCCAATTGGCAACATATCTGGACAGGGAAGCTATTTACTGAACAAGGTTGTGAAGCTTGGGTAGATGCTCCAATTGGTTATCCAGCTGTATTTGTAAAGGCTGGTTCCATTATTGGAGAAACCTTTGTAAAAAACCTTAGAGATTTAGAGATTCTTTAAGATATCAGTCCTCAAAGAGGACAGtttaatgatttttcaattttttaatcaattaattatttcaTCAATTACagcaaataaaaagaatattaccATATAAGAGGAAGGTTTGCAACCAAACTTTTCAAATATAATTCCCAAGAAGCAAAACAGTCGTGTGTCTGGTAGACTGATTCCTGGATCCAAGTAAGATAAATCTTGTTGGCATGATCTCCTTTTGCCAAGTGCGAGACTGTATTCCTAAAGTGATCACATTTTGGACAAAAGTTATCCAAAGTATTTAAGGTCAGAAGTCTCAATTAAGGTCAGAGTCTCAAAACCATACCTTTTGGCACTACCCAATTCAAAATCTCAGCCTGAGCTACTTTTAGGTCTTTATGGATGTGCATTCCTTCATAGTCCTTTCTTACATCTTAAATAATGCAACATCAAATTTCATATCTGTTCCATTTCATACTTGGCGTATCTTTCCTGAGCTCATGGTTCTTGAATAGTGAGTATGCGTAAATTActttaaaaatgataatgagcaacaaaaattttcagttcTAGAATTCAATACTCAACATCAAGCATTACATTCTTTTGATACAAAATGAAAGCCGCTCTTTTGTAAACCTTTCAATCTACAGACCCAATTGTGAGCTTGAAATCATAACACCCTTCTCCTGGGTTTAGATTTAGTGGACAAATTCATGTCATTCAGTAGAAACAATAGGAGATTGGGCTAAAGATACCCCTCTTCTACTACCCAACCACTGGTAGCACTAGTTTAATTTTCAACGATTTCCAACTCTATAATgatccaaaactcttttctaaaaaaaaggaggaagaagtGATTTCCAAGATTTCATTTTCTACAGAATCAAACTGGTCTTTCAGTACTCATCAAAATAAGCAATATAAATCAAAGAGGATGGCCATAAACCCAAATATCAAACAGTATCATTCCTATTTTCAAACACTTCATCAAACAACCTTTTTGCATCAACAAGTCAACTTTGCTTAATCCCA
The sequence above is drawn from the Quercus robur chromosome 7, dhQueRobu3.1, whole genome shotgun sequence genome and encodes:
- the LOC126693383 gene encoding uncharacterized protein LOC126693383, giving the protein MSNLKITKKHHKHLNNPFPSTQTSHPFIEGTLFFNSQTVPSHKKFSIGKDFQLLWCSNNGGYLSISHQSNPSKLIWSTIPGQAFVSAALAETEVEESRGSFVVKDGDVHLVCNHQTIEEIRVINQFDHSLEAINQDSQYGFEQKNDLDSSQFPMLLISGWIFSMEKRKKQFHKAGISADIQFETKETSTSARYWLLFDQKNSNQIGFQVMLGEPGLKQSHKTSPTPTGRYLGFRRRLGQLRKRKLGFCRYLSRPRGYVTVSSAEEEIQEMKVSESTKFNRVCLTYSSEAKERFYGFGEQFSHMDFKGKRVPIFVQEQGIGRGDQPITFAANLVSYRAGGDWSTTYAPSPFYMTSKMRSLYLEGYDYSVFDLTRNDRVQIQIHGTSVQGRILHGNSPSELVEHFTETIGRPPVLPEWIISGAVVGMQGGTETVRDTWDKLRTYNVPVSAFWLQDWVGQRETLIGSQLWWNWEVDTKRYCGWKQLVQDLKAQHIKVMTYCNPCLAPTHEKPNRRRNLFEEAIKLDILVKDKHGQPYMVPNTAFDVGMMDLTHPNTASWFKQILQEMVDDGVRGWMADFGEGLPVDATLYSGEDPISAHNRYPELWAQINREFVEEWKSKCVGKGKEDPEEALVFFMRAGFRNSPKWGMLFWEGDQMVSWQANDGIKSAVTGLLSSGLSGYAFNHSDIGGYCAVNLPFINYTRSEELLLRWMELNAFTTVFRTHEGNKPSSNSQFYSNHQTLSQFARLAKVYKAWKFYRIQLVKEAAQKGLPVCRHLFLHYPEDEHVHHLTYQQFLVGTEILVVPVLDKGKKNVKAYFPVGESSNWQHIWTGKLFTEQGCEAWVDAPIGYPAVFVKAGSIIGETFVKNLRDLEIL